Part of the Anoplolepis gracilipes chromosome 13, ASM4749672v1, whole genome shotgun sequence genome, AAAGATGGACCTGAGATGTATTATACTGAGATACTCAATAATTGATAGAATTTGTAGAGTAAATGATTTTTTGTCGTATAAAAAGtgtcatattttcaaaaagcgataatttttttttttttttttttcaagaaaaaattacaataaaatcgagagaaaagaaggctCAAGTAATTAAGAATCATTTacgtgtaaataaaatattgagacGCCTGTAATGATATTGGTAGAAATGGTGAACGGCAGGTCGACGCTAGaacgtacgtacatacgtataaGGGATGAGATTCGGGATCGACCGCGATAAAGGGTCGAAGGCTACGGGATTAAGCCCCTGATCGAGTTCGTTCCGTAGCGGAATTGCCGTGGCGACCGGAACTGGGACGCGTTGTCAGTGGCCTTCTCAATGACGTGAATGACGTCACTACGCCAATGGGAAACTGGGCCAAAGACATAGCGTAGGGGAAAGAGGAAGCGAAGGATCGGACAATCCGACGTGGAGTCCGCGTCGGAAGCTGCATCTATTTCGAGGAAACTACGCGCGTTTCGCGTGATCGATGCACCTTTTAGCCGAAAATAGGCGATtctaaaaaatcgataaagtacttgattattctttttcattcaaaGAACAAAATAGAGGCTTTTCGGcaactttgaaatattacagATCGAAATACTATTgagattgatattaaaaaataaatgttaaagttTGATTACTTcgcttaatatattttcactcgtaatataataataataataatgttagatCGAGtttgacaataataatattttagtgaCGATAACACAATCTCTTTTATTGAATCAATTCGCAATCGCTCTAATATGACAGAGAAAAAGGTTAAAGAAAAGCTTAATCGTTATTTCTAAGTAAAATTCATTTCAAGATAGATAAGGAAATTTTTCACGTTGACGATACAAGATATCAGCGGTAAAAGTTATACGCATAATCGCTGTCACACGTAgaaaagatgataaaaaattaaattttaattttaaaataaaatttttaattaaattaaaattaatcaaatttaattgacTTGGATTGACTTGAAATGAATGGTAATCAGAAGAATTTTGATCAATCTCGGGAAATAATTTACTGACTATTACAAAAAACATATGagagttattttaaaatggcaaagaaagacagagaatggcagagaatgaaagagagatgCGAGTTAGCGCGCGGGGGAATTATTGAATGAACTATATTTCATGGCACTGGACTGTACCGATTTACCTTGTCGAAGACTCGTGAATGGGGCTACCGCGCATATCTGACGTCACGCAGAGGTGCAAACTCCTGTAATTACGTCAGCCCTTAGTTCTGTCATGACCATGGATAAGAACACATAACATTCTGACATTTATATAGGATTATTGTTACCACATATCCTTTGAAAAAGACAACCTTCTATTgaggaatatataaatgaagaaGAGCGAAATGATTCAAATTTAACGATACCCTTTAGAAAGAATATACTCGCGctctctaatatttttttgaaatctaACAGATTTTTTATACGACCATTTaatgtcataaaataataatatatatatatatatatatatatatatatataatataattaatatataatgtagttGTGTAACCATAAAATTGTAAGGTTGAGTAAAAAATGGAAAGTTTAGAGACTTTTTCATAACATTGTTacttaattgtattatttccaatttaatttagatatttagcAATTGCCAAATTTTAacgtgataataattttttttttttaatgaatattttctttgttatgCTAATTGTTACgatttttcattatacaaTTATCATGAAACAAAAATgcacaaatatttcaatttaaatcgttatacatagtattatttttatacacttaATAATGATGggaaattaaagaaatgtcTTTAATACTTATCGTTAGAAAGTCTGTTGATCCATGTAAACATAATGCAaaagcatataaatttttatatttatttactaataaaaaaaaggtataaagcaaaataaaacacgtataaaagtttttaacaatttttcaagaCTATACCTTGAAGGAAGCAATTGTGTCGAGAATAGAAATACTTAATACATCatgataaagataaatatatttgcaaatatccttaaaaattttactttctatattCTTAATTGTCATATCggaggaagaaaaggaaacaCGTTTATTTTAGAATGAAAAACGTTTATTTGAATCGTAAATTATGTCGACATAGACAAAACGATATACAAAACATTCAGTCCTGAGTATAATTGATCTTCACCCTATCTTTTTGTTAGCGACCCTCTCGTACGACGATCATTCTGTACGATTCCATCGTacttacacatatatgtaacgACGGTCCGACCGTGGCGGATAtaattttaccttttttttgtGACTCTCTCTTGCACAATCTCTTTGCCAATTAATAACACCTAATCGTATAGTAATGGGAAGTATCTACAAGGCACTAGAAATGAATCGTACAGACAGATGGAAATTGTCGCAAAGTCTTGTAGACTCTGCCGCATTCtcgctgtctctctctctctctctctctctctctctcttctcacaAGTCACGGATGTTTgtgaatgtaatttttcaattctttttttcttttttgatatttttttaaatttttttttagatttatcagTATCCGCCGGTCGTGGAAGTTTCCTCGACGCACACTCGTACGTTTTATCTTTCGCAATAATTACATGTGAAACGGTTACATCAGCCAATTAGTTAGATCAGCCCTTGGTCACATTTACGTAACAATTATCACGGAAAGAAATAATCGCGATTGATATTAACAAGTTAAGCATATTCGATATATcttcgagatatatatatatatatacatattttttggcAAAAAAAGGaggttattttattataaaatttaattatttttagctagattatattgaaaattgaaaaataatctgtatgtgtatgtgaaaatataataataaattctatataaatttagataaataaatttagacgttaatttttttaagtgtttaacaatatttcgaattttcaaagatctgacaatgagtaaaCAGTTCTAACAAATAATCAAAGTCAACCGTGCttgttaatatgtttaaaaattatgcgcTTTTCTGATAAACAGCAAGTCAATGGTCATATGTTTCGCTTATAATTTTCCATGTAGGACACAATGAGAGATCTgtcgatttaaattttttacacgttATATGTGAATTCACATATTCTCTATGTAGACGTTCTTTTATTGCGCAAGAGTTGTTTTCTTTATGTTTATTAGGGTGTGATTTGCGCAGCTGAGTATGAGATGTTAAGGGCAGTTTGCTTATTTTTAGTCTGAAATGTTTTGAGACACCAATCTTAGTTTTTTTAACTGTTAATTACTCAATTACTCAATACTTTTGCTATTAATtaggtattttattttaaatggaatttGACGTATTAttagtgaaaaatataacgtggaataaattatttgtagaacAACAAAAAGAAATCTACATTAGAAATTTTCTAAGGAATCTATCcttcaaatattattcatgcacaagtatatattcgaaatTCGTTTGATATcggaaagatttatttatcatcTATGCGCGTCGATATATAATTGACTTCTATCGCGCGACTAACGGATCGCGTCTCTTAGTGCCGATAAAAATGGTAACGCGTCATCGTATGTCGACGGCGATAAACGAAATGGGAAATAGAAATCGAGGAATAATCGTTGAGATTATTCACTCGATTTTCGAATGTATATGTATCactcttatatttaattaaaaccttAGAGACTCGTTAGGATGCACCTGAGAGTCGTATCTTGTCGCGTATCAAATAATTGAACATCTTTTTGCGATATTTCTCTTAGTAATATGatcattactattattattattattattattattataatattgtaacttcttatatttttcgttaaagAATCATTCATCTCAAAGCAATTTCCGAATATTCTAATGGAACTATTCTAATggaataatgcaataataaagataaatagcATAAGATTAGTGAAATcctatacataattttgtatatatatatatatatgagatggATCAATGTACATTAAATCTATCAGTCTGCATGCTCATATGCTAAATATCCTTTATACGCTCAATCAGAAAACATTAGTCCGACTTGAGAaagatatcattttattttaaatgtcactGTAATTATACGCGTGCATGTATACGTGAGACAATGAAAAGTATCTTGACTTTAAACGTCCTACGACACTTGATACAGCAAAGATTTCGGTAAAAAGATGTTGCAAAAGTATTAGAAAATGTCGCGCAAATGATTCTCTATATAGCTCTATACaatagagatttatttttcctttgttCCTTCCTTGTAATTCCTTCAATTCcgaattaacaataaaaaaaaaaaaaaaaaactgaatgttTGCACACAATCCTTTTTAGGATTATTAATTCGTAATTTGATAACAGTTTTACCCTCTTCGAGAATCATTTGCGCTTAATGTACGATTGTtacatgcatatttttttttattattaattaagctttctttttcttcaacatTGAatttcgagtttttttttcccctcccCACATCTTCCGTCTCGATGGCCGACCTGAGCGAGTCGGCGATACGCTTGATTTATACTACTTGAGAACAAAAGCATCTGATGGGCATTACGCTTGACTTATACTACTTGAGAACAAAATTCGATTGGAAAGAATGTCCCGCGTGAATCATTGATCGCATTAAACGAATGACGAATTAGAAAAGGGACGTGAAATGTCCACGAAGAGTcgaaaaattcgtaaaaacTGTGTCGGCGAGAAGTACGCAACGAAGAGATATGTTATCGCGAATATTATCCTTAATACGAGTTTctcccttcccccccccccctctcgctctctctctctctctctctctctctctatctttcccTCCTGTCTCTTTCTCCTGGCAGAGTATCTTGGTCCTGCAGTATCTTTTCTAGTTGGCGTCTTTGATCTATCGATAGAGCTCGATGAGATCCTGGCAGGAGCAAGCTTTTATCGTCTGCTGTTGAAAACTCGCCGAGTTTCGAGGGACCCTCTGAGTCGGCAGACCGGACAGTCCGCGGACGTACATGTAGGATACCGGACTACGGAGGATCCTCTTGGGGCTCTTCTTGGCGTGCTTCTTCTCCTTGTTGTTCTTCCACTTGGACGAGGTGATCTTGAGATTCTGAAAGGCCCGACGCAGAGTCTCGGTGGTGGAAGGCCTCTTGAGAGAATCGCTGTCGCTGCTGCTGTGCGCGTCCGAGGGACTGGACGAGTAGGACGAGGTGGAGAAACCACCGCAGGATAGACTCTTTACGTCCTCGGAGCTCAATGTACGTTCCGACGATCTCTTGacgctgctgctgctgctgctgctgctactgctgctgctgctgctgctgctgctgagCCGCTCCTGAGATCGCGTCGATCGTTCTCGTAGTCGCTCCAAGTAGCAGTGCGTTCTCGGAGATCGGGTGGACCTGCACAGACGTCTGTCCAGTTCGCCGCTGCCGTGACGCGATAGGCGTTTGCCGCTTCCGGTGCTGTCACCGCTGCTGCAGCCACTGTCAGTGCTGCACTCGTCGTCGCCGATCTCACCCACGGGCGTTCTACCccgatgatgatgatggtggTGGTGATGATGATAGTGATGCCGATGATGATGCTGGGTTCGATGATCGCTCAGATCGGTCAGTTGCGTAGAGTCCTCCATGTCGCTTGACATTTGTCCCGTCACTTTGAATTCACCCGCTTGCACGTGTGTGAAAGACACTGTCCGTGTAAGAAAAACAAATCGGACGCAGCTGTAGGAGATTAGTATTTAGGCTCGTGGATTATTCTCAGTCGTGATTCGTGATTTTGTACACCGAGATAAACACTTGTTAGGTTGTTTTGCGACAAGTTTCCGAGAATTTCACTCCAACTTATCCCTACTATTTATCTTTCACATTTGTTTGATCGACCGCTTGATCGTTCTGGCTCTCTGTTTCTTCGGTAACAATGCTTACCTTGAAATTACCAGATCAAACTGAATCCGATGCACCCGACGCGCGGTCTTTTATACCG contains:
- the LOC140672570 gene encoding uncharacterized protein; this encodes MSSDMEDSTQLTDLSDHRTQHHHRHHYHHHHHHHHHRGRTPVGEIGDDECSTDSGCSSGDSTGSGKRLSRHGSGELDRRLCRSTRSPRTHCYLERLRERSTRSQERLSSSSSSSSSSSSSSSSSVKRSSERTLSSEDVKSLSCGGFSTSSYSSSPSDAHSSSDSDSLKRPSTTETLRRAFQNLKITSSKWKNNKEKKHAKKSPKRILRSPVSYMYVRGLSGLPTQRVPRNSASFQQQTIKACSCQDLIELYR